The Leadbettera azotonutricia ZAS-9 genome has a window encoding:
- a CDS encoding ATP-binding protein: MYIYRHAAETLAGLRKHFGAVLVTGPRQVGKTTLLEESVIRKSKGKIGRVTLDDPVSLEAARDDGGRFLLDHKPPVMIDEIQYAPNLFSFIKMAVDTEKKSGLFFMSGSQQFSLMKGVSESLAGRVGIIDILGLSMREISGDPCTEPFCPTADFLKIRGRSIPDFNYDKLWEIIWRGSMPKLYADPSTPIQAYYGTYLRTYIERDVRSIVNIGDERKFLSFIRACAARTGQMLNLVKLAEDVDVSRTTAERWLSILISANLIFLLKPFHVNIGKREIQTPKLYFLDTGLAAYLIGWDTPAVLRNGAMNGAFFETFVIAEIIKSYINKGIQAPVYYYRDKDQREIDLLIWHNGHLYPVEIKMTANPTRARIEAFKVLDGLPSPYERGEGALVCCYDKVVSLGNMDKALPVGWV, encoded by the coding sequence ATGTATATTTATCGCCATGCGGCGGAAACACTTGCCGGGTTAAGGAAACATTTTGGCGCAGTCCTGGTAACCGGACCAAGGCAGGTGGGTAAAACAACTCTGCTGGAAGAATCCGTTATTAGAAAAAGCAAGGGGAAGATAGGCAGGGTAACCCTGGACGATCCTGTAAGCCTTGAAGCCGCACGAGATGACGGCGGCCGCTTTCTGCTGGATCACAAGCCTCCGGTGATGATAGATGAAATCCAGTACGCTCCCAACCTTTTCTCTTTCATAAAAATGGCCGTGGACACGGAAAAGAAGAGCGGCCTGTTTTTTATGTCCGGCTCGCAGCAGTTTTCCCTGATGAAGGGAGTAAGCGAATCTCTGGCAGGCAGAGTTGGAATTATTGATATTTTAGGACTGTCCATGCGGGAAATCTCCGGAGACCCCTGCACAGAACCATTTTGTCCAACTGCCGATTTTCTGAAAATCCGGGGAAGGTCTATCCCGGATTTCAATTATGATAAATTGTGGGAGATTATCTGGCGGGGAAGTATGCCGAAATTATACGCTGATCCTTCAACGCCGATACAGGCTTATTATGGAACCTATCTTCGTACCTATATTGAGCGGGATGTGCGTTCCATCGTCAATATCGGGGACGAAAGAAAATTCCTGTCCTTTATCAGGGCTTGCGCAGCCAGGACAGGGCAGATGCTGAATTTGGTAAAATTGGCGGAAGATGTCGATGTTTCCCGGACTACTGCGGAACGGTGGCTTTCGATACTTATCTCCGCCAATCTCATATTTCTCTTAAAACCTTTCCATGTAAATATTGGAAAAAGAGAAATCCAAACGCCCAAGCTCTACTTCCTTGATACCGGCCTTGCTGCGTATCTTATCGGCTGGGACACTCCTGCGGTATTGCGAAACGGCGCCATGAACGGAGCGTTTTTTGAAACTTTCGTCATAGCCGAAATCATAAAGAGCTATATTAACAAAGGTATCCAGGCGCCGGTTTATTATTACCGGGACAAGGATCAGCGGGAAATCGACCTGCTTATCTGGCACAATGGGCATTTATACCCTGTGGAAATAAAGATGACAGCCAATCCTACCAGGGCCCGAATTGAAGCCTTCAAAGTTCTTGATGGTCTGCCATCGCCTTATGAGCGCGGAGAGGGCGCCCTGGTTTGCTGTTACGACAAGGTTGTATCTTTGGGGAATATGGATAAAGCGCTGCCGGTGGGATGGGTATAG
- a CDS encoding ABC transporter ATP-binding protein: MPRPKPKQAASRRSDLTPALCFKNFSFQYKAQSEPTLHSIDLAIERGEKILVLGPSGSGKSTLTYCINGLIPHAFPGRAEGSIFLMGEDISSLSIFDISKKVGTVLQDTDGQFVGLSAAEDIAFAAENDCVGQAEMRRRVLGAARLVNMEGQLSKSPQDLSGGQKQRISIAGVLIDDVDILLFDEPLANLDPASGKDAMETIDRLHKETGKTVIIVEHRLEDVLHRPVDRIIVMDEGRIIADLPPGALLASSILRNAGIREPLYLTALRYAGVSITAETHGDDINRIAFDKAKLQAWNSGLGEKPPPPDARPLLEIKDLSFSYPGDNGSIWALEHIDFAIPQRASVSLVGKNGAGKSTLAKLICGFEKPASGSIYFEGRDISDLSIKERAERIGYVMQNPNQMFSFPLIFDEAALALRNRGAGEAEVKDRVYNAFRICGLYPFRNWPVSALSYGQKKRLSIASILVMDVKLLILDEPTAGQDFRHYTDIMEFLRRLNLERGLAILMITHDMHLMLEYSDKAVVIADGKLAVRGDAAGLSDPRDILTDDGVIEKANLKRTSLYDLALRAGIEDPRSFVKRFIDYDRQGREAGGGQ; encoded by the coding sequence ATGCCAAGACCAAAACCAAAGCAGGCAGCCTCAAGGCGGAGTGACCTGACTCCTGCCCTCTGTTTTAAGAATTTCTCCTTTCAATACAAGGCCCAATCTGAACCTACCCTTCATTCTATAGATCTTGCAATAGAGAGGGGGGAAAAGATCCTCGTTCTGGGCCCTTCGGGGTCGGGGAAGTCTACCCTGACCTATTGCATCAACGGTCTTATACCCCATGCCTTCCCGGGCCGCGCCGAAGGCAGCATTTTCCTCATGGGGGAGGATATAAGCAGCCTGTCCATTTTTGATATTTCCAAAAAAGTGGGGACTGTTTTGCAGGATACCGATGGCCAGTTCGTGGGCTTGAGCGCTGCCGAGGATATTGCCTTTGCAGCCGAGAACGACTGCGTTGGCCAGGCAGAAATGCGGCGCCGTGTCCTCGGGGCTGCCAGGCTTGTGAACATGGAGGGGCAGCTTTCGAAGTCGCCGCAGGATCTCTCGGGGGGCCAGAAGCAGCGCATCTCTATTGCCGGCGTGCTCATCGACGATGTAGACATACTTCTTTTTGACGAACCCCTTGCGAACCTTGATCCTGCCTCGGGAAAAGACGCCATGGAAACCATTGACCGTCTTCACAAGGAGACAGGCAAGACGGTGATCATTGTGGAGCACCGCCTGGAGGATGTCCTGCACCGGCCTGTGGATCGCATTATCGTCATGGACGAAGGGCGCATAATCGCGGATCTCCCCCCCGGCGCTCTTTTGGCTTCATCCATATTGAGGAATGCAGGCATACGGGAGCCCCTCTACCTCACGGCCCTCCGCTATGCAGGCGTTAGCATTACTGCTGAAACCCATGGCGATGATATCAACAGGATTGCATTTGACAAAGCAAAGCTTCAGGCATGGAACAGCGGGCTTGGGGAGAAGCCGCCGCCGCCGGATGCCAGGCCCCTTCTGGAAATAAAGGATCTTTCATTTTCCTATCCCGGCGACAATGGTTCGATCTGGGCTTTGGAGCATATTGATTTTGCAATACCCCAGCGCGCGTCGGTGAGCCTGGTAGGAAAAAACGGCGCCGGCAAATCCACCTTGGCAAAGCTTATCTGCGGTTTTGAAAAGCCCGCTTCCGGTTCGATTTATTTTGAAGGCAGGGACATTTCGGATCTTTCCATTAAAGAAAGGGCGGAGCGCATAGGCTATGTAATGCAGAATCCCAACCAGATGTTTTCATTTCCCCTGATCTTTGACGAGGCAGCTCTTGCCTTAAGAAACCGGGGGGCAGGGGAGGCTGAGGTGAAGGACAGGGTTTACAATGCGTTTCGCATTTGCGGCCTTTACCCCTTCAGGAATTGGCCTGTCAGCGCCCTGAGCTATGGCCAAAAAAAGCGGCTTTCCATTGCTTCAATTTTAGTGATGGATGTGAAGCTCCTCATTCTGGATGAGCCCACCGCCGGCCAGGACTTCCGGCATTATACGGACATAATGGAATTCCTCCGCAGGCTGAACCTTGAACGGGGCCTTGCGATTCTCATGATAACCCACGACATGCACCTCATGCTTGAGTATTCTGACAAGGCGGTGGTCATTGCCGACGGGAAGCTCGCCGTCAGGGGGGACGCGGCAGGACTGTCCGATCCCCGGGACATACTTACTGATGATGGGGTAATAGAAAAAGCGAACCTTAAGCGCACGAGCCTTTATGATCTTGCCCTCAGGGCCGGTATTGAAGATCCCCGCAGTTTTGTGAAGCGGTTCATTGATTACGACAGGCAGGGGCGTGAAGCAGGGGGCGGGCAATGA
- a CDS encoding energy-coupling factor transporter transmembrane component T family protein, protein MSRFMLSYIDRPSPVHSLSGATKLIVFLLWSVLAMAGYDTRIMCVMTVLAIIIFAVSGIKISEMSFILKLLLFFMVLNLVTIYLFAPEQGVSIYGTRHVIAEGKGRFTLTWEQLFYELNVFLKYTTVLPLAMLLIATIQPSEFAASLNRIGVPYTIAYAVSLTFRYIPDVQRDFENISQAQQARGIELSKKQSLLKRFKGTAAILLPLIFSSIDRIDVVSRAMELRSFGKHKKRTWYNYRPFSRGDITVLIIAVLLFALGIWITFKDGSRFWNPFV, encoded by the coding sequence ATGAGCCGTTTCATGCTTTCCTATATCGATCGTCCTTCCCCTGTTCATTCCCTGTCGGGGGCTACGAAGCTCATCGTGTTCCTTCTCTGGTCCGTGCTGGCCATGGCAGGTTATGACACGAGGATTATGTGCGTTATGACTGTGCTGGCCATCATCATTTTTGCTGTCTCCGGTATTAAAATAAGCGAAATGTCGTTTATTTTGAAATTGCTTCTTTTTTTTATGGTTTTGAATCTTGTTACCATTTATCTTTTTGCCCCGGAACAGGGGGTAAGCATTTATGGTACCCGCCATGTTATTGCCGAAGGCAAGGGCCGTTTTACACTTACCTGGGAACAGCTTTTCTACGAATTGAATGTATTCCTGAAATATACCACAGTGTTGCCCCTTGCAATGCTTCTTATCGCAACAATACAGCCCAGCGAATTTGCAGCCTCCCTTAACCGTATAGGCGTGCCCTACACCATAGCCTATGCAGTGAGCCTTACCTTCCGTTATATTCCTGATGTGCAGCGGGACTTTGAAAACATCTCCCAGGCCCAGCAAGCCAGGGGTATCGAGCTTTCAAAGAAGCAATCGCTCTTGAAAAGATTCAAAGGCACTGCCGCGATACTGTTGCCCCTCATCTTTTCATCGATAGACCGTATAGATGTGGTAAGCCGCGCCATGGAACTCCGGAGCTTTGGCAAGCACAAAAAGCGTACCTGGTACAATTACCGGCCCTTTTCCAGGGGCGACATAACAGTGCTCATAATCGCGGTTCTGCTTTTCGCCTTAGGCATATGGATCACCTTTAAGGACGGAAGCAGGTTCTGGAACCCATTTGTCTGA